One region of Columba livia isolate bColLiv1 breed racing homer chromosome 30, bColLiv1.pat.W.v2, whole genome shotgun sequence genomic DNA includes:
- the MRPL4 gene encoding large ribosomal subunit protein uL4m isoform X2 — protein sequence MLRAGGPRVAAVAAGSSITSAVSSVTSAVSAALRGRARAGAAGVSSGPAAPAGTPAVTGTRTAVPLSPVSPVSPVSPILRPCAVPVPCHRSPVQAWVESLRHHDDEFRGLTDLHPDVFAVRPRLDILHTVAMWQKNYKRISYAKVKTRAEVRGGGRKPWRQKGTGRARHGSIRSPLWRGGGISHGPRGPTSYYYMLPMKIRVLGLKVALTVKLMQDDLHIVDNLEIPTSDPQYLLDLARYRHWGRSVLIVDVNEIPEKISTAVAELKTINLIPALGLNVHSMLKHETLVVTLDTVTFLEKTLLWHDTRYSALYPFSMPYSDFP from the exons ATGCTCCGGGCGGGCGGGCCCCGCGTTGCCGCCGTTGCCGCCGGTTCCTCCATTACTTCCGCCGTTTCCTCCGTTACTTCCGCCGTTTCCGCCGCTCTCAGGGGCCGCgcccgggccggggccgcgggg GTCTCgtccggccccgccgcccccgccgggaCCCCCGCGGTCACCGGGACCCGCACGG cagtgccgctgtccccggtgtccccggtgtccccggtgtccccgaTCCTGCGTCCCTGCGCTGTCCCCGTCCCGTGTCACCGCTCCCCGGTCCAGGCCTGGGTGGAGTCCCTTCGGCACCACGATGACGAGTTTCGGGGTCTCACCGACCTGCACCCCGACGTCTTCGCCGTCAGACCCAG gcTGGACATCCTGCACACAGTCGCCATGTGGCAAAAGAACTACAAGAGGATC AGCTACGCCAAGGTGAAAACACGGGCAGAGGTGCGGGGGGGGGGCAGAAAACCCTGGCGCCAAAAAGGCACCGGCCGGGCCCGCCACGGCAGCATCCGCTCGCCGCTCTGGCGCGGGG GTGGTATCTCCCACGGCCCCCGCGGTCCCACCAGTTACTACTACATGTTGCCCATGAAAATTCGGGTGCTGGGGTTGAAAGTGGCTTTGACCGTGAAGCTGATGCAG GACGATCTCCACATTGTTGACAACCTGGAGATCCCCACCAGTGACCCCCAGTATCTACTGGACCTGGCGCGGTACCGGCACTGGGGCCGCTCCGTCCTCATCGTCGATGT CAACGAAATCCCAGAGAAAATCAGCACCGCGGTGGCCGAGCTGAAAACCATCAATTTGATCCCGGCGCTGG GGTTGAATGTTCACAGCATGTTGAAGCACGAGACGCTGGTGGTGACGCTGGACACCGTCACCTTCCTGGAGAAGACGCTGCTGTGGCACGACACCCGGTACTCGGCGCTTTACCCCTTCTCCATGCCCTACAGCGACTTCCCGTGA
- the MRPL4 gene encoding large ribosomal subunit protein uL4m isoform X3, with protein MLRAGGPRVAAVAAGSSITSAVSSVTSAVSAALRGRARAGAAGVSSGPAAPAGTPAVTGTRTVPLSPVSPVSPVSPILRPCAVPVPCHRSPVQAWVESLRHHDDEFRGLTDLHPDVFAVRPRLDILHTVAMWQKNYKRISYAKVKTRAEVRGGGRKPWRQKGTGRARHGSIRSPLWRGGGISHGPRGPTSYYYMLPMKIRVLGLKVALTVKLMQDDLHIVDNLEIPTSDPQYLLDLARYRHWGRSVLIVDVNEIPEKISTAVAELKTINLIPALGLNVHSMLKHETLVVTLDTVTFLEKTLLWHDTRYSALYPFSMPYSDFP; from the exons ATGCTCCGGGCGGGCGGGCCCCGCGTTGCCGCCGTTGCCGCCGGTTCCTCCATTACTTCCGCCGTTTCCTCCGTTACTTCCGCCGTTTCCGCCGCTCTCAGGGGCCGCgcccgggccggggccgcgggg GTCTCgtccggccccgccgcccccgccgggaCCCCCGCGGTCACCGGGACCCGCACGG tgccgctgtccccggtgtccccggtgtccccggtgtccccgaTCCTGCGTCCCTGCGCTGTCCCCGTCCCGTGTCACCGCTCCCCGGTCCAGGCCTGGGTGGAGTCCCTTCGGCACCACGATGACGAGTTTCGGGGTCTCACCGACCTGCACCCCGACGTCTTCGCCGTCAGACCCAG gcTGGACATCCTGCACACAGTCGCCATGTGGCAAAAGAACTACAAGAGGATC AGCTACGCCAAGGTGAAAACACGGGCAGAGGTGCGGGGGGGGGGCAGAAAACCCTGGCGCCAAAAAGGCACCGGCCGGGCCCGCCACGGCAGCATCCGCTCGCCGCTCTGGCGCGGGG GTGGTATCTCCCACGGCCCCCGCGGTCCCACCAGTTACTACTACATGTTGCCCATGAAAATTCGGGTGCTGGGGTTGAAAGTGGCTTTGACCGTGAAGCTGATGCAG GACGATCTCCACATTGTTGACAACCTGGAGATCCCCACCAGTGACCCCCAGTATCTACTGGACCTGGCGCGGTACCGGCACTGGGGCCGCTCCGTCCTCATCGTCGATGT CAACGAAATCCCAGAGAAAATCAGCACCGCGGTGGCCGAGCTGAAAACCATCAATTTGATCCCGGCGCTGG GGTTGAATGTTCACAGCATGTTGAAGCACGAGACGCTGGTGGTGACGCTGGACACCGTCACCTTCCTGGAGAAGACGCTGCTGTGGCACGACACCCGGTACTCGGCGCTTTACCCCTTCTCCATGCCCTACAGCGACTTCCCGTGA
- the MRPL4 gene encoding large ribosomal subunit protein uL4m isoform X1 — MLRAGGPRVAAVAAGSSITSAVSSVTSAVSAALRGRARAGAAGVSSGPAAPAGTPAVTGTRTAVPLSPVSPVVPPLSPLSLSPAVPLSPVSPVSPVSPILRPCAVPVPCHRSPVQAWVESLRHHDDEFRGLTDLHPDVFAVRPRLDILHTVAMWQKNYKRISYAKVKTRAEVRGGGRKPWRQKGTGRARHGSIRSPLWRGGGISHGPRGPTSYYYMLPMKIRVLGLKVALTVKLMQDDLHIVDNLEIPTSDPQYLLDLARYRHWGRSVLIVDVNEIPEKISTAVAELKTINLIPALGLNVHSMLKHETLVVTLDTVTFLEKTLLWHDTRYSALYPFSMPYSDFP; from the exons ATGCTCCGGGCGGGCGGGCCCCGCGTTGCCGCCGTTGCCGCCGGTTCCTCCATTACTTCCGCCGTTTCCTCCGTTACTTCCGCCGTTTCCGCCGCTCTCAGGGGCCGCgcccgggccggggccgcgggg GTCTCgtccggccccgccgcccccgccgggaCCCCCGCGGTCACCGGGACCCGCACGG cagtgccgctgtccccagtgtccccggtggtgccaccactgtcccctctgtccctgtccccagcagtgccgctgtccccggtgtccccggtgtccccggtgtccccgaTCCTGCGTCCCTGCGCTGTCCCCGTCCCGTGTCACCGCTCCCCGGTCCAGGCCTGGGTGGAGTCCCTTCGGCACCACGATGACGAGTTTCGGGGTCTCACCGACCTGCACCCCGACGTCTTCGCCGTCAGACCCAG gcTGGACATCCTGCACACAGTCGCCATGTGGCAAAAGAACTACAAGAGGATC AGCTACGCCAAGGTGAAAACACGGGCAGAGGTGCGGGGGGGGGGCAGAAAACCCTGGCGCCAAAAAGGCACCGGCCGGGCCCGCCACGGCAGCATCCGCTCGCCGCTCTGGCGCGGGG GTGGTATCTCCCACGGCCCCCGCGGTCCCACCAGTTACTACTACATGTTGCCCATGAAAATTCGGGTGCTGGGGTTGAAAGTGGCTTTGACCGTGAAGCTGATGCAG GACGATCTCCACATTGTTGACAACCTGGAGATCCCCACCAGTGACCCCCAGTATCTACTGGACCTGGCGCGGTACCGGCACTGGGGCCGCTCCGTCCTCATCGTCGATGT CAACGAAATCCCAGAGAAAATCAGCACCGCGGTGGCCGAGCTGAAAACCATCAATTTGATCCCGGCGCTGG GGTTGAATGTTCACAGCATGTTGAAGCACGAGACGCTGGTGGTGACGCTGGACACCGTCACCTTCCTGGAGAAGACGCTGCTGTGGCACGACACCCGGTACTCGGCGCTTTACCCCTTCTCCATGCCCTACAGCGACTTCCCGTGA
- the S1PR2 gene encoding sphingosine 1-phosphate receptor 2 has product MGSIYKEYFNTEKIREHYNYTKEGTESSPTTSRWVVSILIVVLCCFIVLENLLVLISVCRNKKFHSAMYIFIGNLAFSDLLAGLAFMANILLSGATTFNLTPVQWFVREGTAFATLAASVFSLLAIAIERHVAITKVKVYSSDKNCRMVLLIGACWVIAAAIGSLPIMGWNCMSDLGDCSTVLPLYSKRYILFVITIFTLILLAIVGLYSRIYCIVRSSHAEIASAQTLALLKTVTIVLGAFIVCWLPAFIILLMDASCPVRACRVLYKANYFFAFATLNSAANPIIYTLRSKDMRREFLRVLCCCGAGRRDRPPGRCALPPRTSSSLDRCTPKYELPTSPITRDCTTSV; this is encoded by the coding sequence ATGGGGAGCATCTACAAGGAGTATTTCAACACGGAGAAGATCCGGGAGCATTACAACTACACCAAGGAGGGCACGGAAAGCTCGCCCACCACCTCCCGTTGGGTGGTGTCCATCCTCATCGTCGTCCTGTGCTGCTTCATCGTGCTGGAGAACCTCTTGGTGCTCATCTCCGTTTGCCGCAACAAGAAGTTCCACTCGGCCATGTACATTTTCATCGGCAATTTGGCTTTCTCCGACCTCTTGGCCGGCTTGGCCTTCATGGCCAACATCTTGCTGTCCGGAGCCACCACGTTCAACCTGACGCCGGTGCAGTGGTTCGTGCGGGAGGGCACGGCCTTCGCCACTTTGGCCGCGTCCGTCTTCAGCTTGTTGGCCATCGCCATCGAGCGCCACGTGGCCATCACCAAGGTCAAGGTGTACAGCAGCGACAAGAACTGCCGCATGGTGCTGCTGATCGGCGCGTGTTGGGTCATCGCCGCCGCCATCGGGAGCCTCCCCATCATGGGTTGGAACTGCATGAGCGACCTGGGCGACTGCTCCACCGTCCTCCCGCTCTACTCCAAACGCTACATCCTCTTCGTCATCACCATCTTCACCCTCATCCTCCTCGCCATCGTGGGGCTCTACAGCCGCATCTACTGCATCGTGCGCTCCAGCCACGCCGAGATCGCCAGCGCCCAGACCTTGGCTTTGCTCAAGACGGTCACCATCGTCTTGGGAGCCTTCATCGTCTGCTGGCTGCCGGCCTTCATCATCCTCCTCATGGACGCCTCGTGCCCCGTGCGGGCGTGCCGCGTCCTCTACAAGGCCAACTACTTCTTCGCCTTCGCCACGCTCAACTCGGCCGCCAACCCCATCATCTACACGTTACGGAGCAAGGACATGCGGCGCGAGTTCCTGcgggtgctgtgctgctgcggCGCCGGGCGCCGGGACCGGCCCCCCGGGCGCTGCGCGCTCCCCCCGCGCACATCCAGCTCGCTGGACCGCTGCACCCCCAAATACGAGCTGCCCACCTCGCCCATCACCCGCGACTGCACCACCTCGGTCTAG